In the genome of Candoia aspera isolate rCanAsp1 chromosome 1, rCanAsp1.hap2, whole genome shotgun sequence, one region contains:
- the LOC134487322 gene encoding olfactory receptor 5J3-like, which produces MKPMSGTNYTLITNFILFGLTEHLEMRPLLFATFLIIYIATLMGNLGMILLIWTVPQLHTPMYVFISSLSFLDACYSTTITPIMLVTLLVDKKTISYASCIAQYCFFAIFATTEFFLLAAMAYDRYVAICNPLLYTSVMTKKLCKGLIAGSYLWGIVNSMIHTSGLLRLSFCDSNGINHFFCDLTPLLKLACSDVSMNEMLIFIFGSLFEMSTLLIIITSYIFIITAVLRIRTTEGRYKAFSTCASHLTAVAIFHGTILFMYFRPSSSYSLDTDKMASVFYTVIIPLLNPLIYSLRNKDVKYAVKKVFGREMGS; this is translated from the coding sequence ATGAAGCCAATGTCTGGAACAAATTACACTTTGATCACCAACTTCATTCTTTTCGGACTCACAGAACACCTAGAAATGCGGCCACTGCTCTTTGCAACATTTTTAATCATCTATATTGCCACTCTGATGGGGAACCTTGGgatgattttattaatttggaCTGTTCCCCAGCTGCATACCCCCATGTACGTGTTTATTAGCAGTCTATCCTTTTTAGATGCCTGTTATTCCACCACCATCACACCTATAATGCTGGTGACCCTTTTAGTGGACAAGAAAACCATATCTTATGCTTCCTGCATTGCCCAGTATTGTTTCTTTGCAATATTTGCCACAACTGAGTTTTTCCTATTGGCCGCAATGGCATATGATCGCTACGTGGCCATCTGCAACCCTTTGCTCTACACTTCTGTGATGACTAAGAAGCTTTGTAAAGGATTGATAGCCGGTTCATATCTATGGGGAATTGTGAACTCTATGATTCATACTAGTGGATTGTTGAGGTTGTCCTTTTGTGACTCCAATGGcatcaatcactttttctgtgatCTCACCCCCCTTCTGAAACTGGCTTGCAGTGACGTCTCTATGAATGAAATGCTGATCTTCATTTTTGGCAGCTTGTTTGAAATGAGCACCTTGCTGATCATTATTACCTCTTATATATTCATTATTACTGCAGTCCTAAGGATCCGCACCACAGAGGGGAGGTATAAAGCATTTTCCACATGTGCatcccatctcacagcagtggcCATATTTCATGGAACTATTCTCTTCATGTACTTCCGGCCCAGTTCTAGCTATTCCCTTGACACTGACAAAATGGCCTCTGTGTTTTACACCGTAATAATACCCCTGTTGAATCCTTTGATCTACAGCCTGAGGAATAAGGATGTAAAATATGCTGTGAAAAAAGTATTTGGAAGAGAAATGGGCTCCTAG
- the LOC134502802 gene encoding olfactory receptor 5J3-like: MIMNNYTMVTEFILLGLTDWLAFEVPLFMIFFLIYFLTLAGNMGMIVLIRISPRLHTPMYFFLSNLSVVDLCYSSIFAPRLLMNLAEFKTISYTGCLTQHCFFVVFVSTEGFLLAVMAYDRYVAICKPLLYTTMMTKRVYVYLVAGSYLGGIVNSLTHTSGLLMLSFCAPGVINHFFCDTPAMLKVSCSDTHINELLLVTFSGVIALSTFLIIIISYLCILSCIIKMHTSGSRYKAFSTCASHLTAVTMFYGPVSLSHLQLSSVYIQQQEKISAVFYTLVVPMLNPVIYSLRNKEVKDALKKAINCQKERDVCHLGMV, translated from the coding sequence ATGATCATGAACAATTACACCATGGTAACTGAATTCATCCTTCTTGGGCTAACGGACTGGCTGGCATTTGAGGTCCCCCTCTTCATGATATTTTTCCTGATCTATTTTCTGACACTGGCTGGGAACATGGGGATGATTGTACTGATCAGAATCAGTCCCCGGCTTCATaccccaatgtacttcttcctcagcAATCTGTCTGTAGTTGATCTCTGCTACTCTTCCATCTTTGCACCAAGGCTCTTGATGAATTTAGCAGAGTTTAAAACTATTTCATACACTGGATGCCTTACCCAACATTGTTTTTTTGTAGTGTTTGTGAGTACCGAGGGCTTCCTGCTTGCAGTAATGGCATATGACCGCTATGTAGCCATTTGTAAGCCATTGCTGTATACCACTATGATGACCAAAAGGGTCTATGTCTACCTAGTGGCAGGGTCATACCTAGGAGGAATAGTGAATTCCCTCACACATACCTCTGGCTTGCTTATGCTGTCATTCTGTGCCCCAGGTGTAATAAACCACTTCTTCTGTGATACACCGGCTATGTTGAAAGTTTCATGCAGTGATACCCACATTAATGAACTTTTATTGGTCACCTTCTCTGGAGTAATCGCTCTTTCTACTTTCCTAATAATTATAATCTCTTACCTGTGTATCCTCTCTTGTATCATAAAGATGCACACTTCTGGGAGCAGATACAAAGCTTTTTCTACCTGTGCTTCCCACCTGACAGCAGTCACCATGTTCTATGGGCCAGTTAGTTTAAGCCATTTGCAGCTCAGCTCTGTGTACATTCAGCAGCAAGAGAAGATCTCAGCTGTGTTCTACACTCTGGTGGTCCCAATGCTGAATCCAGTAATCTACAGCTTAAGGAATAAAGAGGTAAAAGATGCCTTGAAGAAAGCGATTAATTGTCAAAAAGAAAGAGATGTTTGCCATCTTGGGATGGTTTAG